The following proteins come from a genomic window of Opitutales bacterium:
- a CDS encoding MbtH family NRPS accessory protein — protein sequence MDTEDTFTYRVVINHEEQYSIWPDFKEIPNGWKAVGPTGDKATCLAYIKENWTDMRPLSLRKAMAEQGA from the coding sequence ATGGATACGGAAGACACTTTTACCTACCGCGTTGTTATCAATCACGAGGAACAATACTCGATTTGGCCAGACTTCAAAGAGATCCCGAACGGATGGAAGGCTGTGGGCCCCACTGGAGATAAGGCGACCTGCTTGGCATATATAAAAGAGAATTGGACCGATATGCGCCCACTTAGCCTACGTAAAGCGATGGCCGAGCAGGGAGCTTAA